The genomic DNA ATCAAGAAGTTAAAATGACGGATGGCATAAATATTAGGGCCAATTAAATAAGAGAAGTTGGCATGGAAACCAGACAGGGCCCGCCTTCCCACTTTTGTTCCCAAACCGTTACAAAAATGACACAAACTACACATTTAACATCATCTAAAACTAtccaaaatcaaacaaaagcaTGTTTCAGTGCTTAGGTACATTTATTGTAAACAAAAAAGACCGTACATTTTTTACAAGAAAAATGGAGaaaacttttacatttaactgtCACGTAGCCTGACATTTGACGAGAGATGGAGCGATCAGGAGTATCATGTCGACTACACCAGCAAGTGCACAGCACGCCATCCATGAAGAGCCGCATCGTTTCCACACCATATCCAGCGCACAGTGCAATAACGAACACAATGGAACACAACCGAGCTCTGCGCCCGACTCACTTGAGCGGGGGGTCGGGGGCGTGACGCCCCTCCAGCGGGGGGTCGGGGGCGAGGCGCCCCTCCAGCGGGGGGTCGGGGGCGAGGCAGACGGGCTCGGCCCCCTCCACGCCAGACCCTCGCCGCGTCGTGATCAGTCTCTTCAGGGACGCCACCTCTGCGGAGAGGTCGGCGATGCCGCGCTTCAAACAGAAGCTCTCGGCGTCGGCGTAAGAGCTGTCCTGGAGGTCGACGGTGAGTTTGTGGGCCGCCGGACCGGGCGAGCCGGGCCAGAGCCGGCGGTTCTTGCACCCGCTCGGGAGCGCCTCCGGCTGGGGAGCCCAGTCCTGGACGTCGGTCACTTGCAGCGACAGGGGCCCGAGGGACGGCTGGAGGGACGCGGGGCGCTTGCCCGTCTGGTAGCCGCCCTTGCCGGACATGTCGACGGGCGAGGCGGGCTTCCCCGGGTCGTACTCGGGGTCCACGGCCTCCACCTTGATGCGGATGGCCCGCGCCTTGAGCCGCAGCTTGTGGGGCAGGGCGGAGCCCCCCGGGTCCGACGCCCTCATCGCAGAGACGATGACGCTGGGGGGGTCGCAGGCGGGGGCCACGGGGCCTTTCGGGACCTGCTGCTCGTCCTCCCCGTCCGAGGACTTGCTCACGGGCCCCTCGTCGCCGTCCGAGGTCCGGGGCGAGttgctggaggagctggtgatCTGCAGGAAGGGCGACGGCTGGGAGTAGACCCCCGGGAAGGGGCTGGCCAGGTAGCTGCGGTAGAGTTCGTACGGGTTGCCCCGCGGGGTGCCCCGCTCCCTCCCCTCCCGGCCGTAGCCGGCGCCGTCGGGCGGCTCCTGCTTGATGACCTCCGGGGACCGGCACCCGTCGGCCCGGGGGCTGCCGTGGGCCGCGGTGTGGGAGGAGGCGTCCGAGGCGTCCGACAGCGCGCCGTGGGGCGAGTGCTTGATGACGGAGATGCAGCTGCTGCCCAGCTCCCGGGGGAAGGAGCTCTGGCCGGCGGGCGGCGACAGGAAGTCCTGGTACAGGGCGGCCGTGCAGCTGGAGATCTTCTGCACCTCCTGGGCGTAGGTGGCCGAGCTGACCAGGCCGAACTTCAGCTTGAGCGACAGCAGCTCGGCCTTCAGCGTGGCGTTCTCCTCGCCCAGCGCCATCAGCTTGTTCTCCAGCACCATGTCGTTGAGCCGGCGCTTCTCCCGCGACCGCTTGGCCGCCTCGTTGTTTTTCCGCCGGCGCTCCCAGTACAGGTTGTCCTTCTTCTCGTCGGGGATGAACTCGCGCTTCCTCCGGCAGGAGGAGCCCTTCACCTTGTACGGCATGCCGGCGGACGGCAGCTTCCGGCCCAGCAGGTCCTGGTCTTCCCCCTGCAACGCCATGGCCAGCACTAACCCCTCGTCACCACAATAAGAGCCACTTGATGGCGGTTCTTTCTTGATCGCctgcatattatttatttcttttttatcttcTAAGTCAACGTCGGGTTCAAACTCACAGGTCACAAGTCATGTTGGGGAATTTGTCCGTTTGAAAATCACCCCACAAGATAATATCACAGGTTTGTGTTCAGCTCCTGGTAATCCCAAACGGTCTGTCCAAAGGACCTGTTgagaaagcaaaacaaaaagatttCAGGAAATGGAAAAGACGACCAATTTAGACTACTTCCCTCTTGACCAAGAATCTTGACTCCCACCACCCTCCCAGACTTCCTTCCACAAGGAAGTACTTCAAGAGACATAAATAATTCACCCAACTTTCCAGGTTCCTGGATGGAATACTTTATTGGGGCTTTTGTCGTCCAATTATTCTGTCATAGGACCATCTCAGCTAAGTATGCTTCGTAGCTTTCACCACACTATAGCGCTGGGTATCCGTTTCCAGGTGCTTTTTCTCCCCGTTTGTGACCGCTTAGCTGCATTTCTCAGCAACTCTGCTGCAACTCCCACCATCAATCCAGGAGAGCATAAACATGTACTCCCCTCTGAAAGAGCACAAGATGTTCTCATCACACAGCTACTCTGAAATTGGGCTGTACAGACTTAAGCTGATGCTAAATGTTCAGCTAAATGGGTAGAATTGGATtggactgggggaggggggggcatccacacactggaacagtgtggggaacatggctcaggcagtaagagcagtcgggagggttgccggttcgatcccccgcccgggctgtgtcgaagcgtccctgagcaagacacctaacccccaaatgctcctgatgagctggtcggtgccttgcatggcagtcaatcgctgtcggtgtgtgagtgtgtgtatgaatgggtgaatgagaagcatcaattgtacagcgctttggataaaggtgctatataaatgccaaccatttaccatttggaaCAGAGCctaaacagataccagaccttgggcacatccacacactggagcagagccttaacagataccagaccatgtggcccatccacacactggagcagagccttaacagataccagaccatggggcccatccacacactggaacagagccttaacagataccagaccatggggcccatccacacactggaacagagccttaacagataccagaccatggggcccatccacacactggagcagagccttaacagataccagaccatgggacccatccacacactggaacagagccttaacagataccagaccatggggcccatccacacactggaacagagccttaacagataccagaccatggggcccatccacacactggagcagagccttaacagatatcagaccatggggcccatccacacactggagcagagccttaacagataccagaccatggggcccatccacacactggagcagagccttaccAGATagcagaccatggggcccatccacacactggaacagagccttaacagataccagaccatggggcccatccacacactggaacagagccttaacagataccagaccatggggcccatccacacactggagcagagccttaacagataccagaccatggggcccatccacacactggagcagagccttaccAGATagcagaccatggggcccatccacacactggaacagagccttaacagataccagaccatggggcccatccacacactggaacagagccttaacagataccagaccatggggcccatccacacactggagcagagccttaacagataccagaccatggggcccatccacacactggagcagagccttaacagataccagaccatggggcccatccacacactggaacagagccttaacagataccagaccatggggcccatccacacactggagcagagccttaacagataccagaccatgggacccatccacacactggaacagagccttaacagataccagaccatggggcccatccacacactggagcagagccttaacagataccagaccatggggcccatccacacactggagcagagccttaacagataccagaccatggggcccatccacacactggagcagagccttaacagataccagaccatgggacccatccacacactggagcagagccttagcAGGATGCGCCACCCAGCTCCCAGTTTCTCACGTCTTATATGTGCTGTGTGCATAGCATCTGTGCAGTCACAGTAGCCCCCACTGAAGGCTCCTGCAGACTTGAGTGAACATGACGTCAGGCATGaccaaatacagaaaataactcTGCGCCTTCTCAAGCCGTGGACCGCAGGTGGCGATT from Conger conger chromosome 12, fConCon1.1, whole genome shotgun sequence includes the following:
- the nfil3 gene encoding nuclear factor interleukin-3-regulated protein → MQAIKKEPPSSGSYCGDEGLVLAMALQGEDQDLLGRKLPSAGMPYKVKGSSCRRKREFIPDEKKDNLYWERRRKNNEAAKRSREKRRLNDMVLENKLMALGEENATLKAELLSLKLKFGLVSSATYAQEVQKISSCTAALYQDFLSPPAGQSSFPRELGSSCISVIKHSPHGALSDASDASSHTAAHGSPRADGCRSPEVIKQEPPDGAGYGREGRERGTPRGNPYELYRSYLASPFPGVYSQPSPFLQITSSSSNSPRTSDGDEGPVSKSSDGEDEQQVPKGPVAPACDPPSVIVSAMRASDPGGSALPHKLRLKARAIRIKVEAVDPEYDPGKPASPVDMSGKGGYQTGKRPASLQPSLGPLSLQVTDVQDWAPQPEALPSGCKNRRLWPGSPGPAAHKLTVDLQDSSYADAESFCLKRGIADLSAEVASLKRLITTRRGSGVEGAEPVCLAPDPPLEGRLAPDPPLEGRHAPDPPLK